In Cryptomeria japonica chromosome 1, Sugi_1.0, whole genome shotgun sequence, the sequence attatatttattgtgataatattattatattatataatataattattatattattatgagataatataatcatattattatgtgataatataaaatattataaatatattgtataattattatattatataatatgtattatattgttattaataatataattattggaGACCAACTTCGAAGAGTGGTGACCCTTGGTGAAGGGGCACCACCGATAGGTATAAAGGAAGAATAAATCTTCCTCTCTAAATGATTTTGATAAAAAGAGATAATATACTCAGAATTTGCATACCtcaattcaacatggtatcagagccaggtccaagttaggagccccaagcacacgagaggtgtggcttaaggggggtgttggtgttggaaataagccacaccccgaccgacgatggactggtccaagaggggccagtagctcagtagtagagcactccagcaacgtatggaaggtcttAGGTTCGAGTTCTAGCTGATCCATGTCTCAACACAAAGTTGCATTTGAAGCTTGAGATATAGAGAAAAAGCACGTGAggaaatttcaagaaatttttttatatGAACGCTAACTCTTCAAAAAAATTATGTGCTGTGATAGCCTACAAAACTACTAAAGCCTCTTATGTTTTGTCCTCCCTAGAATACATGCCTAGAAGATCTCTAATATTTGTTCACTACTGTGAAGAATTGGCTATCAAGAAGATCAAATGAAAAAACTTTTAGACTCGTGGATGTCCTAAtcaaggcatatatatatatagattgtgACTGGTTGGTGAACGTTGGTTGACTCAAAGATCCCTTAAGGTCCTCAATCTTCCTTGCAGAAACAATATTCTATGCACCAAGAAGCCTTCTACAAGGAAAACTATGCGTCCACAAAACACTTTAGACTACATCAATCCTCTTATTCAACATCACAGACGTAACTCTAAAGAAAAAATCTTTGCACTCATTGGCACATAACTCAAGCCTATGACTTATTTACAAGGTTGTTCTCCAGAAAGTATACTGGAAATTAATAAGCACGCAACCAGTATAACAAACAAATCACAACGTAATCAAAACTCAAAAACAAGCAGCAAAAGCAGTAGAGCGACATAATTGTTCCACACTTCCAATTGTCCCGGACATTTCCATACTACAAATGCAACAATTAGTATCTCTTTTATGATGCTTCATTTGTAATTCAGCTTAGGAGATAATAGAACATTAAAGACTTCTAGAACAATGCccattataaattattttctagcACATTTGTAAAGTGGATAGACAGCTCTTTGTTGAAGATATATTACACTTCTGATAAGGCTCAATTTTGTAGGGAATTTCATAATGCATACATTTCATGGTCATCAGCCATAACAAGCTTAACACATGGTGTCAATTTTCAATCTCTTATTCCTGCATGTACTTTTGTTATCGGTGCACACAATATGAGATGAGTACTTCTCAAATTAACTTTCCAACAGCTGAAGGACTAGACTATTGCAATGTAAACCTCACTGAGAAAGATTCAATGAATCTCAAAGGCAGGATGTGGGAGATCTCAGTTTTGTTCAGAAAAAGAAGGGAAGTTTAAAACCTCTACAATTTACTTGCAACTAGCAAATTTCATTCTCAACAGATGGTTCTTTTGATTCTGATGAAGCTAATGTGAGCACTGGAGAAGAAATACGCATCTTTTTAGCCTTTTGCTGCTCCCGCCTAAGGCGGTAATACTCATGTTGCCTCACCTTCCTGCTGTTTGGATTTTCAGGTTGAACCACACGAGGATAAACGCTCACCTGGGGCATTACAACAAGCAACAATCATAGAGTTAAAGATTCCATGTACTTGCAGCAAAATCTTTAAAATGTATTCTGTGTCATAAATAATGCAGCTGTAATTTTGCAGAGACGAGAACAATCAATTATAACACCCTTGGAATGTCACCTTTTTCTTGTCTGGACCATATTTCTCAAACTTCACAAGACCATCAATTAAGGAAAATATGGTATAGTCTTTACCCAGTCCAACATTGTTCCCAGGATGAAACTGCACTCACATTggtaaaaaaaatcaatgaatataAGAAATCAAGAAAACAAGAAATGACCAGAATGCATTCTGTTTGATTAAATTCAGTGAACTTCAGTTAAAATAAGGGATGTATATAAGGATAAATGAGCCATAATAACAATATTTTTGGAAGTAGAATTTGGAATTTATTGGACCGCATGCACAGCACTATGGTTTCACTTTCAACTAGGATTCTGGCCTCCTAAGGAAAGCACCTAAAGGCCATTCTGGCCTAAATTCTTCTCAGCCTTCAGTATAGTTGTCACGTGTGGTTACATGTAAGATTATAGGTGTAAGAAACATATAATTCAAGATAGACCAGTCGCTATGTTAAAAAATAAAGAATTTTTAACCTTACTTCAGATAGACCAGTCGCTATGTTCAAAAATAAAGAATTTTTTACCTTACTTCAGATAGACCAATCGCTgggttcaaaaaaaaaaagaatttttaaccttaattcaaattttcaacttaTCCTCTAGGCAGAAAGGAATGcataaaaagtttttaaaaaatgtgatcaaatttgttaacATTGATGGCATGCTTAAAAATACTTGTAACAGAATGAAAACACTGCAAAATGTAAATGCTAAAATGCAGAAGAgcacaaaaagaaattgacaacCAAAACTAATGGTGTATGTCAGCAGCGTACAAGAGGTTGTACAGTACCACACATAAGATTTGGATCAGCTCTAGACCCACATATCCATTATATACCACTTAATAGGCTTTATATACACCATGATATGcctaaatgagctgtaaaaagaaTAAGTAAATTCCAAGAGTTATTAGGGAAGGACATAAGGAAAAGGCATTAAGAAGCTATATAAGGGAAAAGAGGGAGATAAGATAATGAATCATATGAATTATGTATGTGCAAGAACAAGTGTGGAAGATATTAAAACAGTATGTGGGGAAGAATGAGGAAGGTGGTAGTGTGAAAGTAAGCATGAGGAATGAATTATAAAACATATATAGGAGATTGTAAAAAACATGGAAGTATATTTAATATATGATCTTATGTATATTTGGTGTATTTATGTGTGAACATAAATTTCTTTAAATTTAGTTTGCACTAATTGCATATCTAAGTTCTCCCTTTCTACAGCATCACACCAAGGTTTACTACATATAGAAAAGTTAAAAACCTTGGACTcaattgtgacgttttcacacattgccccattgcaaatggggacccccactttttcgctttgcTTAGGATTTTAGGCTAGTTGTCTTGGCTTAGTGTCAGTCTCTTAGTTGTTTACCTTTGTTTGTGAGGAGGAGGTTGGTTCTATCGGATGGAGACTTTCATGATTAAGTTGTTTTAGGTGATCAAGtcattaaaatctcatttgcaagCATGAGTAGGCCCTAGGGTTTTAGGTTGGCAAAAATAGGTTCAAAGAATGGTTGTTAGAATCACTTCTGATGATGAAGAATATCTAAATGATGAAGTGTGAATACATTGGGCTTACCAAAATTTCGAAGGTTAAAAATTGACTAAGAATCTTTCTCAAGGCATGGTCTCAGCACCGGCTGGCTCATCAAGCGGTATTTGTGCGAATGGACCCTAGAGGAAAGTTCCAAAGGGAAAAAGGCCCTCACTTATCACTTCAGCAAATTAAAGTTTTTGGTTGCAAGACATATGTTTATTTGCCTAAGAAGAAGAGGTCTAACATTCCACTTCAAAACTTTAAGTGTATCTTCATTGACTATAGTGGCAGTAGGAAAAGATCAAGCTTTAGAATCATGTGACGAGAAAGACAATTGTTCCACGGGGACgcatcccccccctttttgggcgcgtcccccagTCAGAAACGTCTCGGGGACAGGGGGACGGGGACGTGACGTCCCCCACCGTCCCGCCACCACCACCCAAGCGCCGCCGGGACGCGGAGACAtccccgcgtctcccagggagacgtggagacgtctccttgggagacgtctgggcgtctcccagagagacatggagacgcctccacgtctccttgggagacgtttgggcgtctccccaTCCTTTGAGAGACATGCAAACGTCTCTCCAAGGACGGGGAGATGCCTAGACGTCTCCTGTCGCCCCtcgtatatgcaatgtttaaaattaaaatttaaaaaaaaagtgactttttaagttttttgagggttaaggggtaactctaattggacgtgggctgatagaaaaataacacccgacgcctttagaaaataataaaagtatttttggcctcgcggggcgctgcccctcgaacCCGCCTTGTATTGCGACAAggaacgcgcaaggggcgctgccccttgaccctgcaAGGGGCGATgctgatgccccttgaccccaacttgggggcactgcccccaaacccccattgaaaaatatagggggaaaccgcaccgatagaagtagggaaaatctaacctccgagtctgattaggctccatataacaacacaacttagaaatcttggtatttagatttagtatttcaaatttcctatagtctcatttgaaatgtaattcttacac encodes:
- the LOC131050397 gene encoding LOW QUALITY PROTEIN: large ribosomal subunit protein bL27c (The sequence of the model RefSeq protein was modified relative to this genomic sequence to represent the inferred CDS: substituted 1 base at 1 genomic stop codon) is translated as MGTLIASSNLVGALKGLSLSSSSSSVFNGDKSIIVKQKLAFSFQLKTPLIIESAHKKGAGSTKNXRDSIGKRLGVKIYGDQVAKPGSIIIRQRGTKFHPGNNVGLGKDYTIFSLIDGLVKFEKYGPDKKKVSVYPRVVQPENPNSRKVRQHEYYRLRREQQKAKKMRISSPVLTLASSESKEPSVENEIC